A single genomic interval of Rhododendron vialii isolate Sample 1 chromosome 3a, ASM3025357v1 harbors:
- the LOC131318871 gene encoding uncharacterized protein LOC131318871 isoform X2, which translates to MDNVFKNVSVVLREECDMNMIRFLRIGHLRDKNIGIVIREGRDLEMAQAKSKEKEKLISASKGKENAFPMGTNGSTISKASLAQRKRRERERSDKNRPSYQSGQRLRRERDRALSCIQPIKATYFPSLTPTRRDITEHEALTVQQPYKRQMVSRLSCSISAQSTSWATQNERSTPNNQLHEEQTTAMELEIDARAHVNSYPLNLTHEDNLCSEEEEDMTLELEVDARARVNSCRHFLGKMDALCRFCKALHWVDEKLVKSSKKNPLFGTCCLQGKVKLPLLMTPPPPIQALYDGNDVRSKSFRDKTRVYNAANAFTSLGATLDTRVLSGRGPTSFTIHGELRHRTGSLMPLPNQEASYAQLYIYDPNSALDIRNRRNPKLRRDVLGTIQDCLLQVNPFVGKFRQAHAILNQLAEREQTLPAHLHYSPSTDRRRYNLPTADEIAVIIPGDGTKTSGLRDIVLHLRGNNGLMRINECHPAYLPLHYVLLFPQGELGWDPDFKQWNVSNDEASTDRLTQLQFYSHRLFERRIEYSTILRGGKLFQEFLVDAWASTEQNRLTFYKMNQGKLRVELYEDLKDIGPDELGPNQIGKRVVLPSSFTSGPRHMFEIFQDSMAITRYNHHPDIFLTMTANPSWPKIIAALLPHQKSIDRPDLIARVFELKRKALMKEIETNKVFGKKVAHVFTIEYQKRGLPHMHELTFLGGPDKIRTCAKVDKLVCAEFPDPIDDPALFETVLRCMVHGPCGARNPQAPCMENGICTKRYPRDFAEETTMDQDGYPIYRRRNTGKVYIVRGHPVDNRDIVPYNPHLSRMFNCHINVEVCAGLRCVKYIHKYIYKGYDCTTMVLGGDNEIQQYLDARYIGPPEAACRIFGHRLHEEVPAVVRLEVHLPGMHSCIFNPSESLETIRARGAHQKSTLTAFFSWYASNKDAPKYTYQEFPQHFTWNKTSKIWTPRVSGFAIGRMYFASPNCGERFYLRLLLTVVKGPTSFECLRTVENVVHHTFKSACVARGLLEDDDEWVQCLQEAAVMKTGYQLRRLFSIILTQCSPIHPYALWKHFSIHICDDLAHKIHTLFAISNPSEAQIEDYGLYLLNHLLQESSKTLLDFPPMPQPNENWSAIVGNRLILEHRQLQIEAQQADAPFNVHCLNSGQSIAYDAITSSVFENKGTMFFLNGGAGTGKTYLYNTIAEKCRTLGHIVVSVASSGIASLLLTGGRTAHSTFCIPLDVMEDSFCGFKKQSIQAELFRETKLIIWDEVPMQHRYCVEAVDRTLRDICDNDKPFGGITIVLGGDFRQILPVVTRGSREQIVNASLRRSTLWKEIVVLTLDVNMRLDQADFGNANFATFLTEVGTIPQETVKLPSTIRKCRDLNELLSTVYPQLDVVDASTPTFLTERTILSARNEDVNAINAVALNIFPGDAISYLAADKMSEDEEVDRTIANRYPNEYLNSLDPTGLPPFKVEVKVGCPIILLRNIAPKDGLCNGTRMMVVRCAPRIIEVLILTGGHFGKFAFPLIFRFTFSNDKTSISN; encoded by the exons ATGGACAATGTCTTCAAAAACGTCAGTGTTGTGCTTCGAGAGGAATGCGATATGAATATGATCCGCTTTCTTAGG ATTGGACATCTTCGAGATAAAAACATCGGTATTGTGATCCGGGAGGGGCGAGACCTTGAAATGGCGCAGGCAAAGTCcaaggaaaaagagaaattaatCTCTGCAAgtaagggaaaagaaaatgcatttCCAATG GGAACTAATGGTAGCACGATATCAAAAGCTTCCTTGGCCCAACGTAAAAGGCGAGAACGCGAAAGAAGTGATAAAAATCGCCCTTCATATCAATCGGGCCAACGCTTGCGACGAGAGAGGGATAGAGCGCTATCGTGCATCCAACCGATAAAAGCCACCTACTTCCCTTCTCTGACACCTACCCGTCGAGACATCACGGAGCATGAAGCACTTACAGTCCAACAACCCTATAAGCGACAGATGGTTAGTCGTCTTTCATGTTCGATCTCTGCGCAGAGCACATCTTGGGCTACACAAAATGAAAG ATCTACCCCTAACAATCAACTCCATGAAGAACAAACGACGGCTATGGAATTAGAGATTGATGCTAGAGCCCACGTAAACTCATACCCTTTGAATCTCACGCACGAAGATAATCTATgtagtgaagaagaagaagatatgaCTTTGGAATTAGAGGTTGATGCTAGAGCCCGCGTAAATTCATGTCGGCATTTTCTTGGCAAGATGGATGCATTATGTCGCTTTTGTAAAGCTTTACATTGGGTGGAcgaaaaattggtaaaatcgtctAAAAAAAATCCCTTATTCGGAACTTGCTGCTTGCAAGGAAAGGTTAAGCTACCTTTGCTTATGACACCTCCTCCACCAATTCAAGCATTGTATGATGGGAATGATGTTCGGTCTAAATCGTTTCGGGATAAAACTCGAGTTTACAATGCAGCCAATGCTTTCACGAGTCTTGGAGCCACATTAGATACAAGAGTTTTAAGTGGAAGGGGTCCAACATCATTCACTATTCATGGAGAATTGCGACATCGTACAGGATCACTAATGCCACTACCGAACCAAGAAGCATCCTATGCTCAACTTTACATTTATGACCCTAATTCAGCTCTTGATATTCGCAACCGTAGAAATCCTAAATTGAGAAGGGATGTCCTTGGAACTATTCAAGATTGTTTGTTGCAAGTTAATCCATTTGTTGGTAAATTTCGCCAGGCTCATGCGATTTTAAATCAACTAGCGGAGAGAGAACAAACTTTACCTGCTCATCTCCATTATAGTCCGTCAACAGATCGTCGACGATATAATTTACCAACTGCAGATGAGATTGCTGTCATTATACCAGGAGATGGGACTAAAACAAGTGGGTTAAGAGACATTGTTTTACATCTAAGGGGAAACAATGGGCTTATGCGGATAAATGAATGCCACCCAGCATACTTGCCGTTGCATTATGTTCTGTTATTTCCACAAGGTGAGCTTGGATGGGACCCTGATTTCAAGCAATGGAATGTTAGTAATGATGAGGCTTCAACTGATCGACTCACCCAATTGCAGTTTTACAGCCATCGTTTGTTTGAGCGTCGTATCGAGTATTCAACTATTTTGAGAGGAGGCAAACTATTCCAAGAATTCTTGGTAGATGCTTGGGCCTCAACAGAACAAAATCGATTGACATTCTATAAGATGAATCAAGGAAAACTTCGTGTTGAGCTTTATGAAGATTTGAAAGATATTGGTCCAGATGAATTGGGACCCAATCAAATTGGTAAAAGGGTCGTTTTGCCATCTTCATTTACTAGTGGTCCAAGACATATGTTCGAAATTTTTCAAGACTCAATGGCTATCACACGATATAACCACCACCCTGATATCTTTCTCACAATGACTGCAAATCCCAGTTGGCCAAAAATTATCGCAGCTTTGTTACCACATCAGAAATCTATTGACCGCCCGGATTTAATTGCCCGTGTTTTCGAGTTGAAAAGGAAGGCATTGATGAAGGAGATAGAAACAAACAAAGTGTTTGGTAAGAAAGTTGCACATGTTTTTACTATTGAATACCAAAAGCGGGGGCTACCACACATGCACGAACTAACATTTCTTGGAGGTCCTGATAAAATTCGAACATGTGCTAAG GTAGACAAATTAGTGTGCGCCGAATTCCCAGATCCAATAGATGATCCAGCACTTTTTGAAACTGTCCTGCGTTGTATGGTACATGGACCATGTGGAGCACGAAATCCTCAAGCACCATGTATGGAAAACGGGATATGCACTAAAAGATACCCACGAGACTTTGCGGAAGAAACTACCATGGACCAAGATGGTTATCCCATTTATCGTCGTCGCAATACTGGAAAAGTCTATATTGTGAGGGGCCACCCAGTCGATAATAGGGATATTGTTCCCTACAATCCACATCTCTCAAGGATGTTCAACTGTCACATTAATGTGGAAGTTTGTGCGGGATTACGATGTGTAAAATATATCCACAAGTATATTTACAAGGGTTATGATTGCACAACGATGGTGTTGGGAGGGGACAATGAGATTCAACAATATCTTGATGCAAGGTATATTGGACCTCCTGAAGCAGCTTGCCGAATATTTGGTCATCGTCTTCATGAAGAGGTGCCAGCAGTTGTTCGATTAGAAGTTCATTTACCCGGAATGCACAGTTGTATTTTCAATCCATCCGAAAGCTTGGAAACAATCAGAGCTAGAGGTGCTCATCAAAAGTCAACCCTCACGGCCTTCTTTTCATGGTACGCTTCTAACAAAGATGCACCCAAATACACTTATCAAGAGTTTCCACAACATTTTACGTGGAACAAGACAAGTAAGATCTGGACACCGAGAGTATCTGGGTTTGCAATTGGCCGAATGTACTTTGCGAGTCCTAACTGTGGGGAGAGATTTTATTTGCGTTTGCTACTAACTGTTGTCAAAGGACCAACATCCTTTGAATGCTTACGCACGGTTGAAAATGTGGTGCACCATACATTTAAATCAGCCTGTGTTGCGAGAGGGCTATTGGAGGACGATGATGAATGGGTACAATGTTTACAGGAAGCTGCTGTTATGAAAACTGGATACCAATTGAGGAGATTATTCAGTATAATTCTCACGCAGTGCTCTCCGATACACCCATATGCTTTATGGAAACATTTCTCAATTCATATATGTGATGATCTCGCACACAAAATTCATACATTGTTTGCCATATCTAACCCATCAGAGGCTCAGATTGAGGACTATGGTCTATATCTTTTAAATCATTTACTACAAGAATCTAGCAAGACCTTGCTTGACTTCCCTCCCATGCCGCAACCAAATGAAAATTGGAGTGCAATAGTTGGGAACAGATTGATTCTTGAACATCGACAACTTCAGATTGAGGCGCAACAAGCAGATGCACCATTTAATGTTCATTGTCTGAATAGTGGACAAAGCATTGCGTACGATGCCATCACTTCTTCAGTATTTGAAAACAAAGGGACTATGTTCTTTTTGAATGGGGGTGCTGGAACAGGAAAAACTTATTTGTACAACacaattgctgaaaaatgtCGAACTCTCGGCCATATTGTTGTCTCTGTGGCCTCATCTGGAATTGCATCATTGCTATTGACAGGAGGTCGTACTGCACATTCGACCTTTTGCATCCCATTAGATGTGATGGAAGATTCATTTTGTGGGTTTAAAAAGCAATCCATACAAGCAGAGCTGTTTAGAGAGACAAAACTCATAATCTGGGATGAAGTTCCTATGCAACATAGATATTGTGTTGAAGCTGTTGATCGGACACTTCGAGACATTTGCGACAATGATAAGCCATTTGGGGGAATCACTATTGTTCTTGGTGGAGACTTTCGACAAATCTTACCAGTTGTTACTAGAGGAAGTCGTGAGCAAATTGTGAATGCATCATTGAGACGATCTACGTTGTGGAAGGAGATTGTTGTCTTGACATTGGATGTAAATATGCGTTTAGATCAAGCCGATTTTGGAAATGCTAATTTTGCGACATTTTTGACTGAG GTCGGAACCATCCCACAAGAAACCGTAAAACTTCCATCAACAATACGCAAATGTCGGGATCTCAATGAATTATTGTCTACAGTTTATCCACAGCTGGATGTCGTAGATGCATCAACTCCCACATTTTTAACTGAGCGTACTATTCTTTCTGCGAGGAATGAGGATGTCAATGCAATCAATGCTGTTGCATTGAATATCTTTCCAGGTGATGCTATTAGTTATTTAGCGGCAGATAAAATGTCTGAAGATGAAGAAGTTGATCGTACCATTGCAaatcgatatccgaatgagTACTTGAACTCATTAGATCCAACTGGGCTACCACCGTTTAAGGTAGAGGTGAAAGTAGGTTGTCCtataattttattaagaaaCATTGCACCGAAAGACGGCCTTTGTAACGGCACAAGGATGATGGTTGTTAGATGTGCCCCGCGCATAATTGAAGTCCTAATATTAACAGGAGGACATTTTGGCAAATTTGCATTCCCCCTCATCTTCAGATTTACCTTTTCGAATGACAAGACGTCAATTTCCAATTAG
- the LOC131318871 gene encoding uncharacterized protein LOC131318871 isoform X1, which produces MDNVFKNVSVVLREECDMNMIRFLRDKEMEHAKSKGKEKVIYANKRKDNSCPGIGHLRDKNIGIVIREGRDLEMAQAKSKEKEKLISASKGKENAFPMGTNGSTISKASLAQRKRRERERSDKNRPSYQSGQRLRRERDRALSCIQPIKATYFPSLTPTRRDITEHEALTVQQPYKRQMVSRLSCSISAQSTSWATQNERSTPNNQLHEEQTTAMELEIDARAHVNSYPLNLTHEDNLCSEEEEDMTLELEVDARARVNSCRHFLGKMDALCRFCKALHWVDEKLVKSSKKNPLFGTCCLQGKVKLPLLMTPPPPIQALYDGNDVRSKSFRDKTRVYNAANAFTSLGATLDTRVLSGRGPTSFTIHGELRHRTGSLMPLPNQEASYAQLYIYDPNSALDIRNRRNPKLRRDVLGTIQDCLLQVNPFVGKFRQAHAILNQLAEREQTLPAHLHYSPSTDRRRYNLPTADEIAVIIPGDGTKTSGLRDIVLHLRGNNGLMRINECHPAYLPLHYVLLFPQGELGWDPDFKQWNVSNDEASTDRLTQLQFYSHRLFERRIEYSTILRGGKLFQEFLVDAWASTEQNRLTFYKMNQGKLRVELYEDLKDIGPDELGPNQIGKRVVLPSSFTSGPRHMFEIFQDSMAITRYNHHPDIFLTMTANPSWPKIIAALLPHQKSIDRPDLIARVFELKRKALMKEIETNKVFGKKVAHVFTIEYQKRGLPHMHELTFLGGPDKIRTCAKVDKLVCAEFPDPIDDPALFETVLRCMVHGPCGARNPQAPCMENGICTKRYPRDFAEETTMDQDGYPIYRRRNTGKVYIVRGHPVDNRDIVPYNPHLSRMFNCHINVEVCAGLRCVKYIHKYIYKGYDCTTMVLGGDNEIQQYLDARYIGPPEAACRIFGHRLHEEVPAVVRLEVHLPGMHSCIFNPSESLETIRARGAHQKSTLTAFFSWYASNKDAPKYTYQEFPQHFTWNKTSKIWTPRVSGFAIGRMYFASPNCGERFYLRLLLTVVKGPTSFECLRTVENVVHHTFKSACVARGLLEDDDEWVQCLQEAAVMKTGYQLRRLFSIILTQCSPIHPYALWKHFSIHICDDLAHKIHTLFAISNPSEAQIEDYGLYLLNHLLQESSKTLLDFPPMPQPNENWSAIVGNRLILEHRQLQIEAQQADAPFNVHCLNSGQSIAYDAITSSVFENKGTMFFLNGGAGTGKTYLYNTIAEKCRTLGHIVVSVASSGIASLLLTGGRTAHSTFCIPLDVMEDSFCGFKKQSIQAELFRETKLIIWDEVPMQHRYCVEAVDRTLRDICDNDKPFGGITIVLGGDFRQILPVVTRGSREQIVNASLRRSTLWKEIVVLTLDVNMRLDQADFGNANFATFLTEVGTIPQETVKLPSTIRKCRDLNELLSTVYPQLDVVDASTPTFLTERTILSARNEDVNAINAVALNIFPGDAISYLAADKMSEDEEVDRTIANRYPNEYLNSLDPTGLPPFKVEVKVGCPIILLRNIAPKDGLCNGTRMMVVRCAPRIIEVLILTGGHFGKFAFPLIFRFTFSNDKTSISN; this is translated from the exons ATGGACAATGTCTTCAAAAACGTCAGTGTTGTGCTTCGAGAGGAATGCGATATGAATATGATCCGCTTTCTTAGG GATAAAGAAATGGAGCACGCAAAGTCCAAGGGAAAAGAGAAAGTCATCTATGCAAATAAGAGAAAAGATAATTCATGTCCGGGA ATTGGACATCTTCGAGATAAAAACATCGGTATTGTGATCCGGGAGGGGCGAGACCTTGAAATGGCGCAGGCAAAGTCcaaggaaaaagagaaattaatCTCTGCAAgtaagggaaaagaaaatgcatttCCAATG GGAACTAATGGTAGCACGATATCAAAAGCTTCCTTGGCCCAACGTAAAAGGCGAGAACGCGAAAGAAGTGATAAAAATCGCCCTTCATATCAATCGGGCCAACGCTTGCGACGAGAGAGGGATAGAGCGCTATCGTGCATCCAACCGATAAAAGCCACCTACTTCCCTTCTCTGACACCTACCCGTCGAGACATCACGGAGCATGAAGCACTTACAGTCCAACAACCCTATAAGCGACAGATGGTTAGTCGTCTTTCATGTTCGATCTCTGCGCAGAGCACATCTTGGGCTACACAAAATGAAAG ATCTACCCCTAACAATCAACTCCATGAAGAACAAACGACGGCTATGGAATTAGAGATTGATGCTAGAGCCCACGTAAACTCATACCCTTTGAATCTCACGCACGAAGATAATCTATgtagtgaagaagaagaagatatgaCTTTGGAATTAGAGGTTGATGCTAGAGCCCGCGTAAATTCATGTCGGCATTTTCTTGGCAAGATGGATGCATTATGTCGCTTTTGTAAAGCTTTACATTGGGTGGAcgaaaaattggtaaaatcgtctAAAAAAAATCCCTTATTCGGAACTTGCTGCTTGCAAGGAAAGGTTAAGCTACCTTTGCTTATGACACCTCCTCCACCAATTCAAGCATTGTATGATGGGAATGATGTTCGGTCTAAATCGTTTCGGGATAAAACTCGAGTTTACAATGCAGCCAATGCTTTCACGAGTCTTGGAGCCACATTAGATACAAGAGTTTTAAGTGGAAGGGGTCCAACATCATTCACTATTCATGGAGAATTGCGACATCGTACAGGATCACTAATGCCACTACCGAACCAAGAAGCATCCTATGCTCAACTTTACATTTATGACCCTAATTCAGCTCTTGATATTCGCAACCGTAGAAATCCTAAATTGAGAAGGGATGTCCTTGGAACTATTCAAGATTGTTTGTTGCAAGTTAATCCATTTGTTGGTAAATTTCGCCAGGCTCATGCGATTTTAAATCAACTAGCGGAGAGAGAACAAACTTTACCTGCTCATCTCCATTATAGTCCGTCAACAGATCGTCGACGATATAATTTACCAACTGCAGATGAGATTGCTGTCATTATACCAGGAGATGGGACTAAAACAAGTGGGTTAAGAGACATTGTTTTACATCTAAGGGGAAACAATGGGCTTATGCGGATAAATGAATGCCACCCAGCATACTTGCCGTTGCATTATGTTCTGTTATTTCCACAAGGTGAGCTTGGATGGGACCCTGATTTCAAGCAATGGAATGTTAGTAATGATGAGGCTTCAACTGATCGACTCACCCAATTGCAGTTTTACAGCCATCGTTTGTTTGAGCGTCGTATCGAGTATTCAACTATTTTGAGAGGAGGCAAACTATTCCAAGAATTCTTGGTAGATGCTTGGGCCTCAACAGAACAAAATCGATTGACATTCTATAAGATGAATCAAGGAAAACTTCGTGTTGAGCTTTATGAAGATTTGAAAGATATTGGTCCAGATGAATTGGGACCCAATCAAATTGGTAAAAGGGTCGTTTTGCCATCTTCATTTACTAGTGGTCCAAGACATATGTTCGAAATTTTTCAAGACTCAATGGCTATCACACGATATAACCACCACCCTGATATCTTTCTCACAATGACTGCAAATCCCAGTTGGCCAAAAATTATCGCAGCTTTGTTACCACATCAGAAATCTATTGACCGCCCGGATTTAATTGCCCGTGTTTTCGAGTTGAAAAGGAAGGCATTGATGAAGGAGATAGAAACAAACAAAGTGTTTGGTAAGAAAGTTGCACATGTTTTTACTATTGAATACCAAAAGCGGGGGCTACCACACATGCACGAACTAACATTTCTTGGAGGTCCTGATAAAATTCGAACATGTGCTAAG GTAGACAAATTAGTGTGCGCCGAATTCCCAGATCCAATAGATGATCCAGCACTTTTTGAAACTGTCCTGCGTTGTATGGTACATGGACCATGTGGAGCACGAAATCCTCAAGCACCATGTATGGAAAACGGGATATGCACTAAAAGATACCCACGAGACTTTGCGGAAGAAACTACCATGGACCAAGATGGTTATCCCATTTATCGTCGTCGCAATACTGGAAAAGTCTATATTGTGAGGGGCCACCCAGTCGATAATAGGGATATTGTTCCCTACAATCCACATCTCTCAAGGATGTTCAACTGTCACATTAATGTGGAAGTTTGTGCGGGATTACGATGTGTAAAATATATCCACAAGTATATTTACAAGGGTTATGATTGCACAACGATGGTGTTGGGAGGGGACAATGAGATTCAACAATATCTTGATGCAAGGTATATTGGACCTCCTGAAGCAGCTTGCCGAATATTTGGTCATCGTCTTCATGAAGAGGTGCCAGCAGTTGTTCGATTAGAAGTTCATTTACCCGGAATGCACAGTTGTATTTTCAATCCATCCGAAAGCTTGGAAACAATCAGAGCTAGAGGTGCTCATCAAAAGTCAACCCTCACGGCCTTCTTTTCATGGTACGCTTCTAACAAAGATGCACCCAAATACACTTATCAAGAGTTTCCACAACATTTTACGTGGAACAAGACAAGTAAGATCTGGACACCGAGAGTATCTGGGTTTGCAATTGGCCGAATGTACTTTGCGAGTCCTAACTGTGGGGAGAGATTTTATTTGCGTTTGCTACTAACTGTTGTCAAAGGACCAACATCCTTTGAATGCTTACGCACGGTTGAAAATGTGGTGCACCATACATTTAAATCAGCCTGTGTTGCGAGAGGGCTATTGGAGGACGATGATGAATGGGTACAATGTTTACAGGAAGCTGCTGTTATGAAAACTGGATACCAATTGAGGAGATTATTCAGTATAATTCTCACGCAGTGCTCTCCGATACACCCATATGCTTTATGGAAACATTTCTCAATTCATATATGTGATGATCTCGCACACAAAATTCATACATTGTTTGCCATATCTAACCCATCAGAGGCTCAGATTGAGGACTATGGTCTATATCTTTTAAATCATTTACTACAAGAATCTAGCAAGACCTTGCTTGACTTCCCTCCCATGCCGCAACCAAATGAAAATTGGAGTGCAATAGTTGGGAACAGATTGATTCTTGAACATCGACAACTTCAGATTGAGGCGCAACAAGCAGATGCACCATTTAATGTTCATTGTCTGAATAGTGGACAAAGCATTGCGTACGATGCCATCACTTCTTCAGTATTTGAAAACAAAGGGACTATGTTCTTTTTGAATGGGGGTGCTGGAACAGGAAAAACTTATTTGTACAACacaattgctgaaaaatgtCGAACTCTCGGCCATATTGTTGTCTCTGTGGCCTCATCTGGAATTGCATCATTGCTATTGACAGGAGGTCGTACTGCACATTCGACCTTTTGCATCCCATTAGATGTGATGGAAGATTCATTTTGTGGGTTTAAAAAGCAATCCATACAAGCAGAGCTGTTTAGAGAGACAAAACTCATAATCTGGGATGAAGTTCCTATGCAACATAGATATTGTGTTGAAGCTGTTGATCGGACACTTCGAGACATTTGCGACAATGATAAGCCATTTGGGGGAATCACTATTGTTCTTGGTGGAGACTTTCGACAAATCTTACCAGTTGTTACTAGAGGAAGTCGTGAGCAAATTGTGAATGCATCATTGAGACGATCTACGTTGTGGAAGGAGATTGTTGTCTTGACATTGGATGTAAATATGCGTTTAGATCAAGCCGATTTTGGAAATGCTAATTTTGCGACATTTTTGACTGAG GTCGGAACCATCCCACAAGAAACCGTAAAACTTCCATCAACAATACGCAAATGTCGGGATCTCAATGAATTATTGTCTACAGTTTATCCACAGCTGGATGTCGTAGATGCATCAACTCCCACATTTTTAACTGAGCGTACTATTCTTTCTGCGAGGAATGAGGATGTCAATGCAATCAATGCTGTTGCATTGAATATCTTTCCAGGTGATGCTATTAGTTATTTAGCGGCAGATAAAATGTCTGAAGATGAAGAAGTTGATCGTACCATTGCAaatcgatatccgaatgagTACTTGAACTCATTAGATCCAACTGGGCTACCACCGTTTAAGGTAGAGGTGAAAGTAGGTTGTCCtataattttattaagaaaCATTGCACCGAAAGACGGCCTTTGTAACGGCACAAGGATGATGGTTGTTAGATGTGCCCCGCGCATAATTGAAGTCCTAATATTAACAGGAGGACATTTTGGCAAATTTGCATTCCCCCTCATCTTCAGATTTACCTTTTCGAATGACAAGACGTCAATTTCCAATTAG